GAAGGTCGCAGCCATCGAATCGCTCGTCGCGGAACACGAGCGCGACAGCGCGCCCGGCGGCGTCGCGATGGTCGGCGACGGCATCAACGACGCGCCCGCGCTGGCGACCGCCACCGTGGGCGTCGCGATGGGCGCGGCCGGCACCGACACCGCCCTGGAGACCGCCGACGTGGCGCTGATGGCCGACGACCTCTCGAAGCTCCCCTATCTGTACGAACTCGCGGGCGACGCCAACGGCGTCATCCGGCAGAACATCTGGGCGAGCCTGGGGATCAAGGCGCTCCTCGCGGTCGGCGTCCCGTTCGGCTACGTCCCGATCTGGCTGGCCGTCCTCGCCGGCGACGCGGGGATGACCCTCGGCGTCACCGGGAACGCGATGCGGCTCTCGCGGGTCAGCCCCGACGAGTGATCACTCGGGCCCGCCCACGAGAGTGAGGAAGCGCGGCGGCACCCGCTCGGTCGTGTACACGCCCCGGCCCCGCTTCGTGATGTCGTGCCCAGCGTTCAGCATCGCGGCCGCGTCGACGACCAGGAGGACCGGGTCCGCGGCGTGTCGACTGCCGACCGCGAGCGCCTCGGCCTCGCTGTCGGAGAGGTGGACCAACTGCCGGCTCATCGGCCGCAGTCCCTCGCGGCGGATCTTCGCCACGCTGTCCGGGTCGGTGCCGTGATACAGCGTATCCGGCACGGGCCGATCCGTCGATTCCAGATCGACGTCGACCGAGTGGCCGTAGGTCGCGCGGATCCGATCGCCGTCGAGCTCGAACCGCCCCTTCGGATCGACGGCGACGACGCCCCTGACGGCCGTCTCTCCGACCCAGTCGTACTGTTCGGTCGCCGCGGCGACGACCTCGACGAACGGCGCCCAGCCCGCGTCGGTCAGTTCGATCCCCGCGTCGCCGGGGCCGTGGCGGAGCGCGTAGCTGAGAAAGCGCGAGAGCCGCTCGCGCCGGTCGCCGGACAGTACGATACTCACGTCGGCGCCGCAGTCCGGACACGAGTCGGCGGCGACGAAGCCGTGATCGGGACACTCGCGGACGCCGTGCATCTCAGGATCAGATAGCCGGGCGGCCGTCAAGTGCGGTTCGGCTCGTCGTCACTCGGCGCGCAGCCGAACGGCGACGTCGTCCGGATCGCGGACCTCGATCCCGCGGTCGATCTCGCGGGACTCGACGCCGGCGTCAGCGAGCCGGTCTCGGACCGCGACCAGGGTTTCGGTGTCGGGCACGACGATCTCGAACCACGAGAGGCCCCGACCGCCGGCCGGAGACGTCCGTCGGTTCCAGGTGTTGACGCCGACGTGGTGGTGGTAGTCGCCCGCGGCGAGGAAGAGCGCCCCGCGGTCTTCGACCTGCACGCCGAAGCCGAGGGCGTCGACGTAGAACGACCGCGCGTCCGGAAGCGACGTCGCCTCCAGGTGGACGTGGCCGAGGTCCGTCCCCGTCGGCGCGTCGGCGGCCCCGTCCGAGGCTTCGGCGAGCGACTCCAGGTCCAGCGGGTAGGTGCCCATCTCGGCCGTGCCGTCGGCGCTCCGCGGCCACGCCTCGCGCGGGCGGTCGCGGTAGATCTCGACGCCGTTGTCCTCGGGATCTGAGAGGTAGAGCGCCTCGCTGACGTCGTGGTCCGAGGCGCCCGAAAGGGTCCAGCGCTCGCGGACGCGTTCGAGGGCGGCGCCGAGCGCCGTCCGCGAGGGAACGCGGAACGCGCTGTGGAACAGCCCCGCCTGCGAGCGGTCGCGGGGCGCGGCCGCCGCATCGCGGACGAGTCGAAGCACGGGATCGTCGCCGGCGCCGAGCGTTGCAGCGGCGTCCGAGCGCTCCAGTACGTCGAGGCCGACGACCCTCCGGTAGAACGCGGTCATCTCGTCGAGGTCTTCGACGCGGAGCGCGACGCGGCCGAGTCGGGTCTCGTCGGGCAACGGGGTGTCGGGAGCGTCTGCTGTCATTGCGAGACGTACGCGGTCGGGCGTGAAGGATCTTCGTCTCCGGGGGATGAGAGCGAGATCAGAGCGCGTCCAGAAAGGCGTCGAACGCGCCGCTCTCGGGATGGACGTGGCAGTAAGTCCCGAGCGTCTCGTACTCGCAGAGCCCGTCGTGGTCGCCGTCGATGCCGTCGCCGCGCTCGACGTCGAAGGCGAAGCGGGCATCCTCCGCGGAGTCGGCCTCGGAGTAGTGGAACTCGTGGC
This is a stretch of genomic DNA from Halobellus sp. MBLA0158. It encodes these proteins:
- a CDS encoding RNA 2'-phosphotransferase gives rise to the protein MHGVRECPDHGFVAADSCPDCGADVSIVLSGDRRERLSRFLSYALRHGPGDAGIELTDAGWAPFVEVVAAATEQYDWVGETAVRGVVAVDPKGRFELDGDRIRATYGHSVDVDLESTDRPVPDTLYHGTDPDSVAKIRREGLRPMSRQLVHLSDSEAEALAVGSRHAADPVLLVVDAAAMLNAGHDITKRGRGVYTTERVPPRFLTLVGGPE
- a CDS encoding VOC family protein → MTADAPDTPLPDETRLGRVALRVEDLDEMTAFYRRVVGLDVLERSDAAATLGAGDDPVLRLVRDAAAAPRDRSQAGLFHSAFRVPSRTALGAALERVRERWTLSGASDHDVSEALYLSDPEDNGVEIYRDRPREAWPRSADGTAEMGTYPLDLESLAEASDGAADAPTGTDLGHVHLEATSLPDARSFYVDALGFGVQVEDRGALFLAAGDYHHHVGVNTWNRRTSPAGGRGLSWFEIVVPDTETLVAVRDRLADAGVESREIDRGIEVRDPDDVAVRLRAE